One Acetobacterium sp. KB-1 DNA segment encodes these proteins:
- a CDS encoding 4Fe-4S dicluster domain-containing protein, producing MTNEKSNLAPNGLGRHVIQHAKEYSVCVGCNACEIVCGLVHEGETGQMLRRLFLDRDTINLEDHKILTCQQCTDRPCYEACPKKDEAMCVDAATGIVYVNEAACIGCKKCYKACPFEPKRINYDKVTKKAKKCDLCRNREAGPACIEYCQVQCLGLSASAIGRES from the coding sequence ATGACGAATGAAAAGAGTAATCTTGCTCCAAACGGACTGGGACGGCACGTCATCCAGCATGCTAAAGAATACTCAGTCTGTGTTGGATGTAATGCCTGTGAAATTGTCTGCGGTCTGGTCCATGAGGGTGAGACCGGACAGATGTTAAGACGGTTATTTCTGGATCGTGATACCATCAATCTGGAAGATCATAAAATTCTGACCTGCCAGCAATGTACGGACCGGCCTTGTTATGAAGCCTGTCCTAAAAAAGATGAGGCCATGTGTGTTGATGCGGCAACCGGTATTGTTTATGTTAATGAAGCAGCCTGTATTGGTTGCAAAAAATGCTACAAGGCTTGTCCTTTTGAGCCCAAACGGATCAATTATGACAAGGTAACGAAAAAAGCGAAAAAATGTGATCTGTGTAGAAATCGTGAGGCCGGTCCAGCATGTATTGAGTATTGTCAGGTACAATGTCTTGGTTTGTCAGCGTCTGCCATAGGGAGGGAAAGCTAA
- a CDS encoding Hsp20 family protein: MVTALIPFNRKRNDLMNTGFEDFQNMLDDFFAEGWPMRRSLAGDTFKIDLQDNEKEYIVEAEMPGVAKSDINVSLDEGKLQISVKKEELKEENEKNYIHRERKFSSMTRNVFLADAASDDIKAKLTDGVLTITVPKAVKQEQSRLIEIE; the protein is encoded by the coding sequence ATGGTGACAGCACTGATTCCGTTTAACAGAAAAAGAAATGATTTGATGAATACCGGTTTTGAAGATTTCCAAAATATGCTAGACGACTTTTTTGCAGAGGGTTGGCCGATGAGAAGAAGCTTGGCGGGTGACACCTTCAAAATTGATTTGCAGGACAACGAAAAAGAATACATCGTCGAAGCAGAGATGCCAGGTGTTGCTAAAAGTGACATCAATGTTTCACTTGACGAAGGAAAACTGCAAATTTCAGTTAAGAAGGAAGAACTCAAGGAAGAAAATGAAAAGAATTATATTCATCGCGAAAGAAAGTTTTCTTCCATGACCCGGAATGTATTTCTGGCAGACGCAGCTTCTGATGACATTAAGGCTAAGCTGACAGATGGAGTTTTGACCATTACAGTGCCCAAAGCGGTAAAACAGGAACAGTCCCGATTAATTGAAATTGAATAA
- a CDS encoding NUDIX hydrolase codes for MDYLSAITAFKPGSAQEQADQKTMITFIKKNPNVLLRENKIAHLTSSALIFNPAQDKLLMIYHNIYKSWSWTGGHADGEPDLLQVAIREAKEETGLKQVTAVADKIVSLDILPVFGHLKNEQPVSAHLHLSVAYLLSAYEDEPLAIKPDENSGVRWIAIDELSSHVSEPHMLVVYNKILNRC; via the coding sequence ATGGATTATTTATCAGCCATCACAGCGTTTAAGCCCGGATCAGCCCAGGAACAGGCTGATCAAAAAACGATGATAACCTTTATCAAAAAAAATCCGAATGTCTTGCTTCGGGAAAATAAAATTGCCCATCTGACCAGCTCAGCCTTGATTTTTAATCCAGCGCAGGATAAACTGTTAATGATTTATCATAATATTTATAAATCCTGGTCCTGGACCGGCGGTCATGCTGATGGTGAACCGGACTTGCTGCAGGTAGCTATCCGCGAAGCCAAAGAAGAAACCGGATTAAAACAAGTAACCGCCGTAGCGGATAAAATTGTTTCATTGGATATTTTGCCAGTTTTTGGTCATCTTAAAAATGAACAACCGGTTTCGGCTCATTTGCATTTATCGGTAGCCTATTTACTATCGGCTTATGAAGATGAACCGCTGGCGATTAAGCCAGATGAAAACAGTGGGGTCAGATGGATCGCGATAGATGAATTGTCAAGCCATGTCAGTGAACCTCATATGCTGGTGGTCTATAATAAAATTCTGAACAGATGCTGA
- a CDS encoding aldehyde ferredoxin oxidoreductase N-terminal domain-containing protein, with protein MERELCGYAGKILRVNLTTEEITEQPIWDYVPKYLGGRGVCNKIFWDEVKPGVKALDPENKLIIMTGATTATGIPTGGRIVIAGIAPQCFPEQYAWSGMGGWFGSELKYAGYDGIVLEGALKKPGYLFIDDQIVEIRDAREAGIWGLYTYDTQIKLESIHGKEVKSIVIGPAGENLLRMAIVATANETAAGKGGFGAVMGSKLLKGICVRGTGSIKPADVNKVLELRKTMGSPAFKTNPIKESPKFFGHGQEAEVAGGLREYNTTCSHGCNQHCPRLMMDIKSTTWKQERMNQVSKCVGPFAIEWKYDCAWMPAQTFVTEKNNTPACAMMSGAASPPDFTDPEIPVLFDEHQGDEYNFWGPDYDRGMTINELCSQYGVNKWDIIVWLMTWLAMGKKEGVFDDIDFGMEIDVESEDFMKYMMDMIVYRKGYYGNLFAEGMSRAIREMGKEKFGDTIYHQRKSRRLDGKQLDIPISFEVAWGYSAHWNGRGYEGTVPLNTWLPIAVEMMTSTRDAQTNTHHKDTTDYVHAMETDPYGSLAGPQSAIMNETKSELKEAITTCDWQLPDMFWMTAETELFEAATGAGLTQEEIEIAANRIKNLFRAITIRNYDRTRQMEVAEIVPFHRYPDADGVCIDEDGFNTFVSNYYRLRGWDEKTGWPTRETYEKLGLKDVADELAAMGKCPQ; from the coding sequence ATGGAGAGAGAATTGTGCGGCTATGCCGGAAAGATCTTACGCGTTAATCTAACCACCGAGGAAATTACCGAACAACCGATTTGGGATTATGTACCAAAATATCTGGGCGGGCGTGGTGTCTGCAACAAGATTTTCTGGGATGAGGTGAAACCTGGCGTTAAAGCCCTAGATCCGGAAAACAAACTGATCATCATGACCGGAGCAACGACGGCCACCGGCATTCCAACCGGAGGCAGAATTGTTATTGCGGGTATTGCGCCTCAATGCTTCCCGGAACAATATGCCTGGTCGGGAATGGGCGGCTGGTTTGGCTCGGAACTCAAATATGCTGGTTATGATGGCATCGTTCTTGAAGGAGCCCTGAAAAAACCGGGCTATCTCTTTATTGATGATCAGATAGTTGAGATTCGCGATGCCAGAGAAGCTGGTATTTGGGGGCTTTATACCTATGATACCCAGATTAAACTGGAGTCCATCCACGGGAAAGAGGTTAAGAGTATTGTGATCGGCCCGGCGGGTGAAAATTTGTTGCGCATGGCGATTGTGGCTACGGCCAACGAAACCGCGGCTGGAAAAGGCGGTTTTGGTGCCGTGATGGGCTCTAAATTATTAAAAGGCATCTGTGTTAGAGGCACCGGCAGCATCAAACCGGCAGATGTGAACAAGGTGTTGGAACTGCGAAAAACCATGGGTTCGCCAGCTTTCAAGACCAATCCGATTAAGGAATCACCGAAGTTTTTTGGCCACGGCCAGGAAGCGGAGGTTGCCGGCGGACTGAGAGAATACAACACCACCTGTAGTCACGGGTGTAATCAACATTGTCCGCGCCTGATGATGGATATTAAGAGTACCACCTGGAAACAGGAGCGGATGAATCAGGTATCTAAATGTGTGGGTCCCTTTGCGATTGAGTGGAAATACGATTGTGCCTGGATGCCGGCCCAGACCTTTGTCACCGAAAAAAACAATACCCCGGCTTGTGCCATGATGTCGGGAGCAGCATCACCACCAGATTTTACCGATCCCGAAATTCCCGTCCTCTTTGACGAACATCAGGGCGATGAATACAATTTCTGGGGCCCGGACTATGACCGCGGCATGACCATTAATGAACTATGTAGCCAGTATGGGGTCAACAAGTGGGATATCATTGTCTGGCTCATGACCTGGCTGGCAATGGGTAAAAAAGAAGGGGTTTTTGATGACATTGATTTTGGTATGGAAATCGATGTGGAATCTGAAGACTTCATGAAGTACATGATGGATATGATTGTTTACCGCAAGGGGTACTATGGCAATCTGTTTGCCGAAGGCATGTCCCGGGCGATTCGGGAAATGGGCAAAGAAAAATTTGGTGATACCATTTATCACCAGCGGAAATCCAGACGACTCGACGGCAAGCAATTGGATATTCCCATCAGTTTTGAAGTGGCCTGGGGTTATTCAGCCCATTGGAATGGTCGCGGCTATGAGGGAACCGTTCCGCTCAACACCTGGCTACCGATTGCCGTGGAAATGATGACCTCAACCCGGGATGCCCAGACCAATACCCATCACAAAGATACAACCGATTATGTTCATGCCATGGAAACGGATCCCTATGGTAGTCTGGCTGGTCCTCAATCGGCGATTATGAACGAAACAAAATCAGAATTAAAGGAAGCCATTACCACCTGTGATTGGCAGTTGCCGGATATGTTCTGGATGACCGCAGAAACTGAATTATTCGAAGCCGCTACTGGTGCTGGCCTGACACAGGAAGAGATCGAAATAGCCGCCAACCGGATCAAGAATTTATTCCGGGCCATCACCATTCGCAATTATGACCGAACCCGCCAAATGGAAGTCGCTGAGATCGTTCCCTTCCATCGTTATCCTGATGCCGATGGGGTTTGCATTGATGAAGATGGATTTAACACCTTTGTGTCTAATTATTATCGTTTGCGCGGTTGGGACGAAAAAACCGGTTGGCCAACCAGAGAAACCTATGAAAAATTGGGACTAAAGGATGTGGCCGATGAATTGGCAGCAATGGGTAAATGTCCGCAATAA
- a CDS encoding CdaR family transcriptional regulator — protein MKIRIAMILDQLLNQFNDAAYEYAECFTLEQSGFSGVRLLKPSEHGYKADVLYLGSAALVQQIHTNHLPKQLICVADSCTSPEMKRLQTIDVAVIRSDWKIELLLEKIEDIISEFHRIYDEMIKRITDNKGLTEIINAMTPILRNPLYVADADFRVLARTTGVLQKPEEWQYIVENGIEDGYISSTVDDFYFMKDLIEKTENQNEPVYFSGNERYPHSFCTMNLKSQNKKMGLVTVFETEVPFSIGTKATIAFFSDILIMELQKNQTMISNEGVKLGYLFAEILTGSPHSENELRKVINFVNISFPDSFFIIVFQSSHANRNHYELTFLRKKVLGLMKNTICILHQNNIVMLANANSRQQLSGQRLSEIKNWLKDSKMVAGISDDCFSIKAIRKSYQEALVAVEFGLKTENDGLLFSYDQFRFAHLMDLLANLKNSEDLCHPALNKLRVYDEKKGANLVETLYCYMKNGRSQARTAKELHLHRSSLQYRLSKMEEVMGVQLNHYQTFLHLQLTYEMKR, from the coding sequence ATGAAAATTAGAATCGCTATGATTTTGGATCAATTATTGAATCAATTTAATGATGCTGCTTATGAATACGCTGAATGTTTTACGCTTGAGCAGTCGGGATTTTCCGGTGTCCGGTTGCTAAAACCCTCTGAACATGGCTATAAAGCCGATGTTTTATATCTGGGGTCAGCGGCATTGGTCCAACAGATTCACACCAATCATTTACCAAAACAGCTGATTTGTGTTGCTGACAGCTGCACTTCGCCTGAAATGAAAAGGCTTCAAACTATCGATGTGGCTGTGATCCGGTCAGACTGGAAGATAGAGCTGTTACTGGAAAAAATAGAAGACATCATCAGTGAATTTCATCGGATTTATGATGAAATGATTAAGCGAATCACGGATAATAAAGGGCTCACCGAAATTATCAATGCCATGACACCGATTCTTAGAAATCCACTTTATGTTGCCGACGCTGATTTTAGGGTACTGGCCCGTACCACCGGTGTTTTGCAGAAGCCGGAAGAGTGGCAGTATATTGTTGAAAACGGCATCGAAGATGGTTATATTTCCAGCACGGTGGACGATTTTTATTTTATGAAAGACCTGATAGAAAAAACTGAGAATCAGAATGAGCCGGTTTACTTTTCAGGTAATGAACGCTATCCCCACTCCTTTTGCACCATGAATTTAAAAAGTCAAAATAAAAAAATGGGATTGGTAACTGTTTTTGAAACCGAAGTACCTTTTTCAATTGGTACAAAAGCGACCATTGCCTTTTTTAGCGACATCCTGATCATGGAGTTACAAAAAAACCAGACCATGATCAGCAATGAAGGGGTTAAACTGGGCTATCTGTTTGCCGAAATTCTAACGGGTAGTCCGCATTCAGAAAATGAACTGCGAAAAGTCATCAATTTTGTCAATATTTCCTTTCCGGATTCTTTTTTTATCATCGTTTTTCAGTCAAGTCATGCCAATCGCAATCACTATGAGCTGACTTTTCTGAGAAAAAAAGTGCTCGGACTGATGAAAAATACCATTTGTATTCTTCATCAAAATAATATTGTGATGCTGGCCAATGCTAACAGTAGGCAACAATTATCTGGTCAACGTTTGTCAGAAATAAAAAATTGGCTAAAGGATTCAAAAATGGTTGCCGGAATCAGTGACGATTGCTTTTCTATTAAGGCAATTAGAAAATCCTATCAAGAAGCATTGGTGGCCGTTGAGTTCGGATTAAAAACAGAAAATGACGGCTTGTTGTTTTCATATGACCAATTCCGTTTTGCACATCTGATGGATTTGCTTGCGAACCTTAAAAACAGTGAAGATCTTTGCCACCCGGCCCTTAATAAGCTGAGGGTCTATGATGAAAAAAAAGGTGCCAATCTGGTAGAAACCCTGTATTGTTATATGAAAAACGGCCGTTCTCAAGCCCGGACCGCCAAGGAGCTACATCTCCATCGTAGCTCACTTCAATATCGATTATCAAAGATGGAAGAAGTTATGGGTGTCCAGCTGAATCATTACCAGACATTTTTGCATTTGCAGTTGACTTATGAAATGAAGCGTTGA
- the fdhD gene encoding formate dehydrogenase accessory sulfurtransferase FdhD, giving the protein MDKIIVLSSEDNKKNDCYRLAEGRWEEQKLSLPEEMPLTLFVNGRELVTILCSPSGLNFLVIGYLFSEGLIKEVDDIDILRVCENSRIADVRLKNEVVIDTKKRILTSGCGGGMSLGIVSSQIPLCSQIKISTETIFKLTRQMIKSGTAYRLTGGVHTSVLCDQEQILAIGEDIGRHNTLDKVIGKSLMGDIHTKDKILLTTGRIASEILRKAVKLKVPIVVSLSSPTDEAVSLARNLGVSLIGYVRGKNMTVYANAQRLEDCCETAHLYTAKG; this is encoded by the coding sequence ATGGATAAGATCATTGTGTTATCATCGGAAGACAATAAAAAAAACGACTGTTACCGTCTGGCGGAGGGCCGCTGGGAAGAACAGAAGCTTTCTTTACCGGAAGAAATGCCGCTGACGCTTTTTGTTAACGGTCGTGAGCTGGTAACCATTCTTTGTTCGCCTTCGGGCCTTAACTTTCTGGTCATCGGGTATTTGTTTTCGGAAGGTCTCATTAAAGAAGTGGATGATATCGATATTTTAAGGGTTTGTGAAAACAGTCGGATTGCCGATGTCCGTTTAAAAAATGAAGTTGTTATTGATACTAAAAAGCGAATTTTGACCTCCGGCTGTGGCGGTGGAATGAGCCTGGGAATAGTGAGCTCCCAAATTCCTCTCTGCTCCCAAATAAAAATTTCGACCGAGACCATCTTTAAGTTAACGCGACAAATGATTAAAAGTGGCACTGCTTATCGTTTAACGGGTGGGGTTCATACGAGCGTATTATGTGACCAGGAACAAATTCTGGCCATCGGGGAAGATATCGGACGACATAATACCCTGGATAAGGTCATTGGCAAGAGCTTGATGGGGGATATCCACACAAAAGATAAGATCTTATTAACAACCGGAAGAATCGCTTCAGAGATTTTAAGAAAAGCGGTAAAGCTTAAAGTACCCATCGTCGTTTCGCTTAGTTCACCAACAGATGAGGCAGTTTCTTTGGCACGTAACCTTGGTGTGTCGTTGATCGGCTATGTTCGCGGCAAAAATATGACGGTTTACGCCAATGCGCAACGATTGGAAGACTGTTGCGAAACAGCGCACCTTTATACTGCCAAAGGCTAA
- a CDS encoding DEAD/DEAH box helicase, with product MINKKFNQYKLSDELLKAIEKLNFETPTKVQEAVIPIALEKKDILCKAQTGSGKTAAFGIPICELLDWEENKPQALVLTPTRELALQVHEDIFNIGRFKRVKVSALYGKSPIRRQEKELKQKTHVVVGTPGRVMDHIERGTFITDEIKYLVIDEADEMLNMGFIDQVEEIINEMPKNRVTMLFSATLENEIQRLSKKYMNDPQIIEIEAEAKRTDAIEQFAYKTGHEDKLDILKDVLVVENPDSCIIFCNTQERVNAIYNLLGKDNKACERIHGGMEQDDRTLVMQRFKKGAFRYLIATDVAARGIDVHEISLVINFDVPWEKETYVHRIGRTGRRGTTGKAITLVSSKEGRLFRDIENYTDKEIIEKDCPTLATVHSLKSAFMEKLHEKPEEKLDKAHDLVSEITKIHINAGKKTKMRAVDIVGTLCNLEGMTAADIGVITILDVSTFVEILNNKGPQVLKELQTRNIKGRLRKVTLAEDKPVTIARKKPIRRFY from the coding sequence GTGATAAATAAAAAATTTAACCAGTATAAACTCAGTGATGAGCTATTAAAAGCCATCGAAAAACTAAATTTTGAAACCCCTACCAAGGTTCAGGAAGCCGTGATTCCGATTGCTTTAGAGAAAAAAGATATTCTCTGCAAGGCTCAAACCGGCAGTGGTAAAACCGCTGCCTTTGGGATTCCGATCTGTGAGCTTTTAGATTGGGAAGAAAACAAGCCGCAGGCCCTGGTGCTGACTCCGACCCGGGAGCTGGCACTGCAGGTTCATGAAGATATTTTTAACATTGGCCGCTTCAAGCGGGTGAAGGTATCTGCCCTGTATGGAAAATCGCCGATTCGCCGTCAGGAAAAAGAACTGAAACAGAAAACCCATGTGGTAGTGGGAACCCCAGGCCGGGTCATGGATCATATTGAACGGGGAACCTTTATTACCGATGAGATTAAATATCTGGTCATCGACGAAGCCGATGAGATGCTAAATATGGGTTTTATCGATCAGGTAGAAGAAATTATCAATGAAATGCCCAAAAACCGGGTAACGATGTTGTTTTCAGCCACCTTGGAAAATGAGATTCAGCGATTGTCGAAAAAATATATGAATGATCCCCAGATCATTGAAATTGAGGCCGAGGCCAAACGAACTGATGCCATCGAACAATTTGCTTATAAAACCGGCCATGAAGATAAACTGGATATACTAAAAGATGTGCTGGTGGTAGAAAACCCTGACAGTTGTATTATATTTTGTAATACCCAGGAACGGGTCAATGCTATTTATAATCTTCTTGGCAAGGACAATAAGGCCTGTGAAAGGATTCACGGCGGGATGGAACAGGACGACCGCACTCTAGTTATGCAGCGCTTTAAAAAGGGCGCTTTTCGCTATCTCATTGCCACCGACGTAGCCGCCCGGGGGATTGATGTCCATGAAATTTCACTGGTCATTAATTTTGATGTGCCCTGGGAAAAAGAAACTTATGTCCACCGCATCGGACGGACGGGCCGTCGGGGTACTACCGGTAAAGCCATTACCCTGGTTTCCTCAAAAGAAGGTCGCTTGTTCCGGGACATTGAGAATTATACCGACAAAGAAATTATTGAAAAAGATTGCCCCACCCTGGCTACGGTCCATTCTCTCAAATCGGCTTTTATGGAAAAGCTTCACGAGAAACCAGAAGAAAAGCTGGACAAAGCCCATGATCTGGTCAGTGAAATCACCAAGATTCATATCAATGCCGGTAAAAAGACCAAAATGCGAGCGGTGGATATTGTCGGGACCCTTTGTAATCTGGAGGGCATGACGGCTGCGGATATCGGCGTGATCACGATTCTCGATGTTTCCACCTTTGTGGAAATCCTAAATAACAAAGGCCCTCAGGTATTAAAAGAGCTGCAAACAAGGAATATTAAGGGGCGGCTTAGAAAGGTGACCCTGGCCGAAGATAAGCCGGTTACCATTGCCCGTAAGAAGCCGATTCGTCGGTTTTACTAA
- a CDS encoding SDR family NAD(P)-dependent oxidoreductase encodes MGRLENKTAVVTGATSGIGEAVALMYVKEGAKVALVGRNEEKGSELVKKIAELGGEGFFVKCDLRQFEDIEKLKAAVDAKFDHVDILFNSAGVLVHKPFLEQNKEDFDLIMETNYRAYVWTMQAFIPGMVEAGKGSIINVASISAIWPELNSYFYGAMKSAVANLSRNVAKEFARKGIRINCILPGPINTGMTPDFIKNNKEAQQGMIDSVCMLGRLGEPDDIAYPAVYLGSDESSFVTGTNIVVDGGVCISN; translated from the coding sequence ATGGGCAGACTTGAAAACAAAACAGCAGTCGTAACCGGTGCAACATCAGGGATTGGTGAAGCAGTTGCTTTGATGTATGTTAAAGAAGGTGCGAAGGTTGCTTTAGTCGGAAGAAATGAAGAAAAAGGAAGTGAACTGGTTAAAAAAATTGCCGAATTAGGCGGCGAAGGTTTTTTTGTAAAATGTGATTTGCGTCAATTTGAAGATATCGAAAAATTAAAAGCAGCAGTCGATGCCAAATTTGATCACGTTGACATTCTCTTTAATTCGGCTGGAGTGCTGGTGCACAAACCGTTTTTGGAACAAAACAAGGAAGATTTTGATTTAATTATGGAAACGAATTATCGGGCCTATGTCTGGACCATGCAAGCTTTTATTCCGGGCATGGTTGAAGCGGGTAAGGGCAGTATTATTAATGTGGCCTCGATCTCAGCCATCTGGCCGGAACTTAATTCTTATTTCTATGGTGCGATGAAATCGGCGGTGGCCAATCTTTCGCGTAATGTAGCCAAAGAGTTTGCGAGAAAAGGAATCCGGATCAACTGTATTTTACCCGGCCCGATTAATACCGGAATGACCCCTGATTTCATTAAAAACAATAAGGAAGCCCAACAGGGAATGATCGACTCCGTCTGTATGCTGGGTCGTCTGGGCGAACCGGATGATATTGCCTACCCGGCTGTTTATCTGGGATCCGATGAATCCTCCTTTGTAACCGGAACCAACATCGTCGTTGATGGTGGGGTTTGTATCAGCAACTAA
- a CDS encoding NAD(P)/FAD-dependent oxidoreductase, which yields MPELKYKHLFEPIKLGKTLFKNRIFSSPQDYPGLTSDRFLTEEAAYFYERKALGGFASVCVGDMIVDGDYGRSHPFQMRGNDILGKVNLTRTSTAITRHGAVAAIELCHAGQNANLGLMPVNPGFIYGTVEGIREDGVEIRAMQDEQIEAMIQKYCDAASFARQCGYNMITLHGGHGWQIHQFLSPRDNKRTDKWGGSVENRMRFPLAVIDAIRKRVGKDMPIEFRMSATECLPDGYDLDEGIKIAQLLDGKVEMIHVSVGHHEIDAAAMKTHPTMFLPDGCNTSYAAEIKKHVKTPVGTVGALTDPEMMEELIASGQVDVVNLGRQTLADPDLPIKARLGRADEINPCLRCFYCFSNSTIDGVFYCATNPEIGREQVSLTTPLPAHKKTVLVAGGGIGGMQAALTAAKQGHRVILCEKTDHLGGALLCEEKIPFKSNLDTYLKRQALKVSRAAIEVHLNTAITPELAESFHPDVIIAAMGARPLIPSIKGIDYPTVIGAEDVYYHPEKVGQHAVVMGGGLVGLELAIFLSTLGHQITVVEMAPGTIATPPPVEGTSNRMGGLMELPGGFPLVHGVALGDELTRHPNIELCVSTKALEITDTGLVVEDANGVRTIAADTVIYAIGQKPLQEEALALSTAAPEFYQIGDCLSPKNIYDATSAAHQVASDLGRY from the coding sequence ATGCCAGAATTAAAGTATAAGCATTTATTTGAACCCATCAAGCTGGGAAAAACCCTTTTTAAAAACCGGATCTTTTCTTCACCTCAGGATTATCCCGGTTTAACCAGCGACCGTTTCTTAACCGAAGAAGCTGCCTATTTTTATGAACGAAAAGCGCTGGGCGGTTTTGCTTCGGTTTGTGTTGGCGATATGATCGTCGACGGTGATTATGGACGCAGCCATCCCTTTCAGATGCGGGGCAACGATATTCTTGGAAAAGTTAACCTGACCCGTACCAGTACCGCCATCACCCGACATGGCGCGGTTGCCGCCATTGAGCTCTGCCATGCTGGTCAAAATGCCAATCTTGGTTTAATGCCAGTCAATCCGGGGTTTATTTATGGCACGGTTGAAGGTATCCGTGAAGATGGAGTGGAAATCCGAGCCATGCAAGATGAACAAATTGAAGCGATGATTCAAAAATACTGTGACGCTGCTTCCTTTGCGAGGCAATGCGGTTATAACATGATCACCCTCCACGGTGGTCACGGCTGGCAAATTCATCAGTTTCTCTCTCCTCGGGACAATAAACGGACCGATAAATGGGGCGGTTCGGTTGAGAATCGGATGCGTTTTCCGCTGGCCGTTATCGACGCCATTCGCAAACGGGTTGGCAAGGATATGCCCATCGAATTCAGAATGAGTGCCACCGAATGTCTCCCCGATGGCTACGATCTTGATGAAGGTATTAAAATTGCCCAGCTTTTGGATGGCAAAGTTGAGATGATCCATGTATCGGTTGGCCATCATGAAATCGATGCTGCCGCCATGAAAACCCATCCGACCATGTTTCTACCCGATGGTTGCAATACCTCTTATGCTGCTGAAATTAAAAAGCACGTAAAAACCCCGGTTGGTACGGTTGGTGCCCTCACCGATCCCGAGATGATGGAAGAGCTGATTGCTTCCGGTCAGGTCGATGTGGTCAATCTGGGGCGTCAAACCCTAGCTGATCCGGATCTGCCAATTAAAGCCCGACTGGGCCGGGCTGATGAGATCAACCCTTGTCTGCGCTGTTTTTATTGCTTCTCCAACAGCACTATCGACGGCGTTTTCTACTGTGCCACCAACCCGGAAATCGGCCGTGAACAAGTCAGTCTGACCACCCCATTGCCCGCTCACAAAAAGACGGTACTGGTTGCCGGTGGCGGTATCGGCGGAATGCAGGCCGCTCTAACGGCTGCCAAACAGGGACACCGCGTCATTCTCTGCGAAAAAACCGATCATCTCGGCGGGGCGCTGCTCTGTGAAGAAAAAATCCCCTTTAAATCAAACCTGGACACCTATCTTAAACGCCAGGCGCTGAAGGTATCCCGGGCAGCCATTGAAGTCCATTTAAACACCGCCATCACCCCGGAACTGGCCGAATCCTTCCATCCCGATGTGATCATTGCGGCCATGGGGGCCAGACCGCTGATTCCGAGTATTAAAGGCATCGACTACCCCACAGTCATTGGGGCCGAAGACGTGTATTATCATCCCGAAAAAGTCGGCCAGCATGCCGTCGTCATGGGCGGCGGACTGGTGGGTCTGGAGCTGGCCATCTTCCTGTCAACCCTGGGCCATCAAATTACGGTTGTGGAAATGGCACCCGGCACTATTGCCACTCCACCACCGGTTGAAGGCACCTCTAATCGGATGGGCGGTTTAATGGAATTGCCCGGCGGCTTCCCGCTGGTCCATGGCGTCGCGTTAGGCGACGAACTAACCCGTCACCCTAATATTGAGCTTTGTGTTTCCACCAAGGCCCTGGAAATTACGGACACGGGACTGGTCGTGGAAGATGCCAATGGCGTCCGCACCATTGCCGCCGATACCGTTATTTATGCCATCGGTCAAAAACCACTGCAGGAAGAAGCGCTGGCGCTTTCTACCGCTGCACCGGAATTCTACCAGATCGGTGACTGCCTCAGCCCGAAGAATATTTATGATGCGACCTCCGCCGCGCATCAAGTAGCCAGTGATCTTGGCCGCTATTAA